A part of Chitinimonas koreensis genomic DNA contains:
- a CDS encoding efflux RND transporter periplasmic adaptor subunit, with translation MFNKALCLPCLGLLVLAGCNAEPEQPPPELAPKVGVVTLQAQDAVLRSELSGRTSAYRVSEVRPQVSGIVRRRLFEEGAAVRAGQVLYQIEPASYQAAHEQAEAALANAQASLASLRSKSERYAELLKIKAVSQQAYDEAQAAYQQGLAAIKAGQATLKTARVELDRTRIVAPIGGRIGRSGVSEGALVTAGQGDALATVQQLDPIFVDIVQSSQELVRLKRRLAAGGLSPAGARVALKLEDGSAYEHPGVLKFAEVGVDPASGAVTLRAQFPNPDGLLMPGMYVRAEVEQGIERGAILVPQQGVSHNVRGEPTARVVNAANRVEERVLRAEGTSGNRWIVTAGLKPGERLIVDGLQRAIPASRSSRWRPRCPMRPRPRAPRRPPRHRPPPSRRAAERCWPVSSSTARCWPGCWPSW, from the coding sequence ATGTTCAACAAAGCCCTTTGCCTTCCCTGCCTCGGCCTTCTCGTGCTGGCCGGCTGCAATGCCGAGCCCGAGCAACCGCCGCCCGAGCTCGCGCCCAAGGTCGGCGTGGTGACGCTGCAGGCGCAGGACGCGGTGCTGCGCAGCGAGCTGTCGGGCCGCACCAGCGCCTACCGCGTGTCCGAGGTGCGGCCGCAGGTGTCGGGCATCGTCCGGCGCCGCCTGTTCGAGGAGGGCGCCGCGGTGCGCGCCGGCCAGGTGCTGTACCAGATCGAGCCGGCCAGCTACCAGGCCGCCCACGAGCAGGCCGAGGCGGCGCTGGCCAATGCCCAGGCCAGCCTCGCCAGCCTGCGCAGCAAGAGCGAGCGCTACGCCGAGCTGCTCAAGATCAAGGCCGTCAGCCAGCAGGCCTACGACGAGGCGCAGGCCGCCTACCAGCAGGGCCTGGCGGCGATCAAGGCCGGCCAGGCGACGCTGAAGACCGCCCGCGTCGAGCTCGACCGCACCCGCATCGTGGCGCCGATCGGCGGCCGCATCGGCCGCTCGGGCGTGAGCGAGGGCGCGCTGGTCACCGCCGGCCAGGGCGACGCGCTGGCCACCGTGCAGCAGCTCGATCCGATCTTCGTCGACATCGTGCAGTCGAGCCAGGAACTGGTGCGGCTCAAGCGCCGGCTGGCCGCCGGCGGCCTGTCGCCGGCCGGCGCCCGGGTCGCGCTCAAGCTCGAGGACGGCAGCGCCTACGAGCACCCCGGCGTGCTCAAGTTCGCCGAGGTCGGCGTCGACCCGGCTTCCGGCGCCGTCACCCTGCGCGCCCAGTTCCCCAATCCGGACGGCCTACTGATGCCGGGCATGTACGTGCGCGCCGAGGTCGAGCAGGGCATCGAGCGCGGCGCCATCCTGGTGCCGCAGCAGGGCGTGAGCCACAACGTCCGCGGCGAGCCGACCGCGCGGGTGGTCAACGCCGCCAACCGGGTCGAGGAACGCGTACTGCGCGCCGAGGGCACCAGCGGCAACCGCTGGATCGTCACCGCCGGCCTCAAGCCCGGCGAGCGGCTGATTGTCGACGGCCTGCAGCGCGCCATCCCGGCCAGCCGGTCGAGCCGGTGGCGGCCACGCTGTCCGATGCGGCCGCGCCCGCGGGCGCCACGCCGGCCGCCGCGGCATCGGCCGCCGCCGTCAAGAAGGGCGGCTGAGCGATGCTGGCCCGTTTCTTCATCGACCGCCCGGTGCTGGCCTGGGTGCTGGCCATCGTGGTGA
- the fepB gene encoding Fe2+-enterobactin ABC transporter substrate-binding protein — protein MTPTQMISTPSRLTALLLAGALALLAGCGRAPSSTATAEAPQVAQVAGWPRSVVTSKGTLTLERPPQRIVSTSVTLTGTLLAIDAPLAGSGATQANTTIADAQGFFTQWSDVARARGLEPLYQGEPNAEAIAAAEPDLIVIAGTGGDSALKLYEQLSQVAPVLVVNYDDKSWQELATLLGHATGREAEAKALIARFEAQVAATRARLRLPPQPTSALVYYEDDSGANVWTPESAQGKLLTELGFQLAAVPDSVRGDTSMGIRRDIVQISGERFAEGLQGRTLLLFSADARMVRQVKANRFLARNPAVAEGRVYAMGLDTFRLDYYSSSRLLDLLAKEFGAAAQ, from the coding sequence ATGACTCCCACCCAGATGATTTCCACCCCGTCCCGCCTGACCGCCCTGCTGCTCGCCGGCGCGCTGGCGCTGCTCGCCGGCTGCGGCCGTGCGCCGTCTTCCACCGCCACGGCCGAAGCGCCGCAAGTTGCCCAGGTCGCGGGCTGGCCGCGCAGCGTGGTCACCTCCAAGGGCACGCTGACGCTCGAACGGCCGCCGCAGCGCATCGTCTCGACCAGCGTGACGCTGACCGGCACGCTGCTGGCGATCGACGCGCCGCTGGCCGGCAGCGGCGCCACCCAGGCCAATACCACGATCGCCGACGCGCAAGGCTTCTTCACCCAGTGGTCGGACGTCGCCCGCGCGCGCGGCCTCGAGCCGCTCTACCAGGGCGAGCCGAACGCCGAGGCGATCGCCGCGGCCGAGCCGGACCTGATCGTGATCGCCGGCACCGGCGGCGATTCGGCGCTCAAGCTGTACGAGCAGCTGAGCCAGGTCGCGCCGGTGCTGGTGGTCAACTACGACGACAAGAGCTGGCAGGAACTGGCCACGCTGCTGGGCCACGCCACCGGCCGCGAAGCCGAGGCCAAGGCGCTGATCGCCCGCTTCGAAGCCCAGGTGGCCGCCACCCGCGCCAGGCTGCGGCTGCCGCCGCAGCCGACCAGCGCGCTGGTCTATTACGAGGACGACTCGGGCGCCAACGTCTGGACGCCCGAATCGGCGCAGGGCAAGTTGCTGACCGAGCTCGGTTTCCAGCTGGCAGCGGTGCCCGATTCGGTGCGCGGCGACACCAGCATGGGCATCCGCCGCGACATCGTGCAGATCTCGGGCGAGCGCTTCGCCGAAGGCCTGCAGGGCCGCACGCTGCTGCTGTTCTCGGCCGACGCGCGCATGGTGCGGCAGGTCAAGGCCAACCGCTTCCTGGCCCGCAACCCGGCGGTGGCCGAGGGCCGCGTCTATGCGATGGGGCTCGATACCTTCCGGCTCGACTACTACAGCTCGAGCCGGCTGCTCGACCTGCTGGCCAAGGAGTTCGGCGCGGCGGCGCAATAG
- the entS gene encoding enterobactin transporter EntS yields MSKPSFFVDFSLLRQNAHFRAVFVARMMSVFALGILTVAVPVQIHQLTGSTLQVGLAMALDGVGMFVGLMCGGVLADRFDRRRLILLARGLCGTGFLVLALNSFVAAPSVLALYLVSLWDGFFGAMGITALMAAIPAIVGRDNLPAAGALSMLTVRFGGVMAPMVGGIVIAGAGVSWNYLLAGIGTLGTLIPLTRLPSLKPEGYEPEHPLRALREGLQFLFEHKVVGAVIAAGTLQALLGAIRVLFPALAQEGWGGGAFEVGLMYSAVPLGAMIGAFTSGWVGGLRRPGAMLLGCVLASSLTVASLGLVGHLLPGLVALALLGYFGSIASLLQFTLVQGHTPDRLLGRVNSLWNAQDVVGDAAGALGLGALGRALAPVAAVGWFGAAAAAIALAMTAGFGSLRRLGALAGPGEMPAGEAPDPATP; encoded by the coding sequence ATGAGCAAACCTTCCTTCTTCGTCGATTTCAGCCTCTTGCGGCAGAACGCGCATTTCCGCGCCGTGTTCGTGGCGCGGATGATGTCGGTATTCGCGCTCGGCATCCTCACCGTGGCCGTGCCGGTGCAGATCCACCAGCTGACCGGCTCCACCCTGCAGGTCGGCCTGGCGATGGCGCTCGACGGCGTCGGCATGTTCGTCGGGCTGATGTGCGGCGGCGTGCTGGCCGACCGCTTCGACCGCCGCCGGCTGATCCTGCTGGCGCGCGGCCTGTGCGGCACCGGCTTCCTGGTGCTGGCGCTCAACAGCTTCGTGGCGGCGCCGTCGGTGCTGGCGCTCTACCTGGTCTCGCTGTGGGACGGCTTCTTCGGCGCGATGGGCATCACCGCGCTGATGGCGGCGATCCCGGCCATCGTCGGCCGCGACAACCTGCCGGCCGCCGGCGCGCTGAGCATGCTGACCGTGCGCTTCGGCGGCGTGATGGCGCCGATGGTCGGCGGCATCGTGATCGCCGGCGCCGGGGTGAGCTGGAACTACCTGCTGGCCGGCATCGGCACGCTCGGCACGCTGATCCCGTTGACCCGGCTGCCTTCGCTCAAGCCCGAGGGCTACGAGCCGGAACACCCGCTGCGCGCGCTGCGCGAAGGCCTGCAGTTCCTGTTCGAGCACAAGGTGGTCGGCGCGGTGATCGCCGCCGGCACGCTGCAGGCGCTGCTCGGCGCGATCCGCGTGCTGTTCCCGGCGCTGGCCCAGGAAGGCTGGGGCGGCGGCGCCTTCGAGGTCGGCCTGATGTATTCGGCGGTGCCGCTGGGCGCCATGATCGGCGCCTTCACCAGCGGCTGGGTCGGCGGCCTGCGCCGGCCGGGCGCCATGCTGCTCGGCTGCGTGCTGGCGTCCTCGCTGACGGTGGCCTCGCTCGGCCTGGTCGGCCACCTGCTGCCGGGCCTGGTCGCGCTGGCGCTGCTCGGCTACTTCGGCTCGATCGCCTCGCTGCTGCAGTTCACCCTGGTGCAGGGCCATACGCCCGACCGGCTGCTGGGCCGCGTCAACAGCCTGTGGAACGCCCAGGACGTGGTCGGCGACGCCGCCGGCGCGCTGGGCCTCGGCGCGCTGGGCCGGGCATTGGCGCCGGTGGCCGCGGTCGGCTGGTTCGGCGCGGCGGCGGCGGCGATCGCGCTGGCGATGACGGCGGGGTTCGGTTCGCTGCGGCGGCTGGGGGCGCTGGCCGGGCCGGGCGAGATGCCGGCCGGCGAGGCGCCCGATCCGGCGACGCCCTGA
- the fepD gene encoding Fe(3+)-siderophore ABC transporter permease — MNIAAPSAPASCRNAAAPSPPSSRSPRLLWLLACLGALALAVLASLTLGAKPIPLAVVADSLFGSGLHPDAAIVQSGRLPRTLLGLLAGAALGLSGALIQALTRNPLADPGILGVNAGASFAVVLGVSLLPAGSAAGLLGFAFAGALAATVLVYLVGSYGAARLEPMRFVLAGVAIGAVLMGLSSAVTLLDPAAFDRVRFWGAGSLDVRDLGLVQRVAAPIGLGCLLALTLARPLNLLGLGEDLARALGGRPRLVHAGAVLAITVLCGASTAAAGPIGFVGLMIPHVARWMVGSDQRWILPFTMLLAPTLLLLSDVAGRLLVPGELRVSIVTAFVGAPVLIWLARRGQSPGAR, encoded by the coding sequence TTGAATATCGCAGCACCCAGCGCGCCCGCGTCCTGCCGGAACGCGGCCGCCCCGTCCCCGCCCTCCTCCCGTTCGCCGCGCCTGCTCTGGCTGCTGGCCTGCCTCGGCGCGCTCGCGCTGGCCGTGCTGGCCAGCCTCACGCTCGGCGCCAAGCCCATCCCGCTGGCGGTGGTGGCCGACAGCCTGTTCGGCAGCGGCCTGCATCCCGATGCGGCGATCGTCCAGTCCGGCCGCCTGCCGCGCACCCTGCTGGGCCTCCTGGCCGGCGCGGCGCTGGGCCTGTCGGGCGCGCTGATCCAGGCGCTGACGCGCAATCCGCTGGCCGATCCCGGCATCCTCGGCGTCAACGCCGGCGCCAGCTTCGCGGTGGTGCTCGGGGTGTCGCTGCTGCCGGCCGGCTCGGCCGCCGGCCTGCTCGGTTTCGCCTTCGCCGGCGCGCTGGCGGCCACCGTGCTGGTCTACCTGGTCGGTTCCTACGGCGCGGCGCGGCTCGAGCCGATGCGCTTCGTGCTGGCCGGGGTGGCGATCGGCGCGGTGCTGATGGGCCTGTCTTCGGCCGTCACCCTGCTCGATCCGGCCGCCTTCGACCGCGTGCGCTTCTGGGGCGCCGGCTCGCTCGACGTGCGCGACCTGGGCCTGGTGCAACGGGTCGCCGCGCCGATCGGCCTCGGCTGCCTGCTGGCGCTGACGCTGGCGCGGCCGCTCAACCTGCTCGGGCTGGGCGAGGACCTGGCGCGCGCGCTCGGCGGCCGGCCGCGGCTGGTGCATGCCGGCGCGGTGCTGGCCATCACCGTGCTGTGCGGCGCCAGTACCGCGGCGGCCGGACCGATCGGCTTCGTCGGGCTGATGATCCCGCACGTGGCGCGCTGGATGGTCGGCAGCGACCAGCGCTGGATCCTGCCGTTCACCATGCTGCTGGCGCCGACCCTGCTGCTGCTGTCCGACGTGGCCGGCCGCCTGCTGGTGCCGGGCGAGCTGCGCGTCTCCATCGTCACCGCCTTCGTCGGCGCGCCGGTGCTGATCTGGCTGGCGCGGCGCGGCCAGTCGCCGGGAGCGCGCTGA
- the fepG gene encoding iron-enterobactin ABC transporter permease: MSRERIVLLGHPDGRINIRLRTAGLATGALLALACAVLAGLALQAGALRLDTAQVVQALLGDGPPRLAAVVLQWRLPRVAMALVVGGALGMSGAIFQSLIRNPLGSPDVIGFNTGAHTGALVTIVLLQGSYFEIAGGALAGGLAAAAVVYLLAWRDGIHGFRLIIVGIAVSAMLAAFNTWLTLHASLESAMSAALWGAGSLNGITWDKGLPSALFCCAAMLLALALGPRMRLLEMGDDGASALGVPAERTRLQLMSLGVVLTAAATAAAGPISFIALAAPQLAQRLCRSHATTLLCSAWMGALLLLAADYCGQHLFAPRQLPVGVVTVSIGGLYLVWLLLRQSRPDPT; the protein is encoded by the coding sequence ATGTCGCGCGAACGCATCGTGCTGCTCGGCCACCCGGACGGCCGCATCAATATCCGCCTGCGCACCGCCGGCCTCGCCACCGGCGCCTTGCTGGCGCTCGCCTGCGCCGTGCTGGCCGGCCTGGCGCTGCAGGCCGGCGCGCTGCGGCTCGATACGGCGCAGGTGGTGCAGGCGCTGCTGGGCGACGGTCCGCCGCGGCTGGCGGCGGTGGTGCTGCAATGGCGGCTGCCGCGGGTGGCGATGGCGCTGGTGGTCGGCGGCGCGCTGGGCATGAGCGGCGCGATCTTCCAGTCGCTGATCCGCAATCCGCTCGGCAGCCCCGACGTGATCGGCTTCAACACCGGCGCCCATACCGGCGCGCTGGTCACCATCGTGCTGCTGCAGGGCAGCTATTTCGAGATCGCCGGCGGCGCGCTGGCCGGCGGCCTGGCCGCGGCGGCCGTGGTCTACCTCTTGGCCTGGCGCGACGGCATCCACGGCTTCCGGCTGATCATCGTCGGCATCGCCGTCAGCGCCATGCTGGCCGCCTTCAACACCTGGCTCACGCTGCACGCCAGCCTCGAATCGGCGATGAGCGCCGCGCTGTGGGGCGCAGGCTCGCTCAACGGCATCACCTGGGACAAGGGCCTGCCCTCGGCGCTGTTCTGCTGCGCCGCCATGCTGCTGGCGCTGGCGCTGGGCCCGCGCATGCGGCTGCTGGAAATGGGCGACGACGGCGCCAGCGCGCTCGGCGTGCCGGCCGAGCGCACCCGGCTGCAGTTGATGAGCCTCGGCGTGGTGCTGACCGCCGCCGCCACCGCCGCCGCCGGGCCGATCTCCTTCATCGCGCTGGCCGCGCCGCAACTGGCCCAGCGGCTCTGCCGCAGCCATGCCACCACGCTGCTGTGCTCGGCCTGGATGGGCGCCCTGCTGCTCTTGGCGGCCGACTACTGCGGCCAGCACCTGTTCGCCCCGCGCCAGCTGCCGGTCGGCGTGGTCACCGTCAGCATCGGCGGCCTCTACCTGGTCTGGCTGCTGCTGCGCCAATCGCGCCCCGATCCGACATGA
- a CDS encoding ABC transporter ATP-binding protein — protein sequence MRIPDGSFTVIVGPNGCGKSTLLRSLSRLLPPQAGHVYLDGRDIHGYPARAVAQRIGLLPQSASAPDGIGVAELVARGRYPHQGLLRQWSRADEAAVQAAMAATGVAELADRAVDELSGGQRQRVWVAMALAQETPLLLLDEPTTFLDIAHQIELLELFRQLNRDTGRTLIAVLHDLNHACRYASHLIAMREGRIVAEGAPAEVITAELVERVFGLPCLVIDDPVSHTPLVIPRGRAQPVAAPA from the coding sequence GTGCGCATTCCGGACGGCTCCTTCACCGTGATCGTCGGCCCCAACGGCTGCGGCAAGTCGACCCTGCTGCGCAGCCTGTCGCGGCTGCTGCCGCCGCAGGCCGGCCACGTCTACCTCGACGGCCGCGACATCCACGGCTACCCGGCCCGCGCGGTCGCCCAGCGGATCGGCCTGCTGCCGCAGAGCGCCAGCGCGCCGGACGGCATCGGCGTGGCCGAGCTGGTGGCGCGCGGCCGCTATCCGCACCAGGGCCTGCTGCGGCAATGGAGCCGCGCCGACGAGGCCGCGGTGCAGGCCGCCATGGCCGCCACCGGCGTGGCCGAGCTGGCCGACCGCGCGGTCGACGAGCTGTCGGGCGGCCAGCGCCAGCGCGTCTGGGTGGCGATGGCGCTGGCGCAGGAAACGCCGCTGCTGCTGCTCGACGAGCCGACCACCTTCCTCGACATCGCCCACCAGATCGAGCTGCTGGAGCTGTTCCGCCAGCTCAACCGCGACACCGGCCGCACGCTGATCGCGGTGCTGCACGACCTCAACCACGCCTGCCGCTACGCCAGCCACCTGATCGCCATGCGCGAGGGCCGCATCGTGGCCGAGGGCGCGCCGGCCGAGGTGATCACGGCCGAGCTGGTCGAGCGGGTGTTCGGCCTGCCCTGCCTGGTGATCGACGACCCGGTCAGCCACACCCCGCTGGTGATCCCGCGCGGCCGGGCCCAGCCGGTCGCCGCGCCGGCCTGA
- a CDS encoding substrate-binding periplasmic protein: MRILLSLLAGLCLAAAAGAADRVVYPAPEGANDVRHDDKLAYLKGALERTRPQYGDYTLQPARTVMNKARQLVSLAEGKELTLAWGSTSLEMERDYLPVRIPLRKGLGGYRIALIARGRQAEFDRVRSLDDLKRFSIGQGNGWAGNAVLTDAGLNVVTSSYDSLFRMVAMRRIDLFPRGLSEAFAEYEANRAAVPDLAVEQSLVLRYDNPYYFFVNKDNQRLARRIEQGLRMMIRDGGFDEIFWRYNGEWIRRARLGERRVIRLDNGGLPPLTPLADKSLWFDPAAPLPK; the protein is encoded by the coding sequence ATGCGCATCCTGCTTTCCCTGCTCGCCGGCCTGTGCCTGGCCGCCGCGGCCGGCGCCGCCGACCGGGTGGTCTACCCGGCGCCCGAGGGCGCCAACGACGTGCGCCACGACGACAAGCTGGCCTATCTCAAGGGGGCGCTCGAACGTACCCGGCCGCAGTACGGCGACTACACGCTGCAGCCGGCCCGCACGGTGATGAACAAGGCGCGGCAGCTGGTCTCGCTGGCCGAGGGCAAGGAACTGACGCTGGCCTGGGGCAGCACCTCGCTGGAGATGGAACGCGACTACCTGCCGGTCCGCATCCCGCTGCGCAAGGGCCTCGGCGGCTACCGCATCGCGCTGATCGCCCGCGGCCGCCAGGCCGAGTTCGACCGCGTGCGCAGCCTGGACGACCTGAAGCGCTTCAGCATCGGCCAGGGCAACGGCTGGGCCGGCAACGCGGTGCTGACGGACGCCGGCCTCAACGTGGTCACCAGCAGCTACGACAGCCTGTTCCGCATGGTGGCGATGCGCCGCATCGACCTGTTCCCGCGCGGGCTGTCGGAGGCCTTCGCCGAATACGAGGCCAACCGCGCCGCGGTCCCCGACCTGGCGGTCGAGCAGAGCCTGGTGCTGCGCTACGACAATCCCTATTACTTCTTCGTCAACAAGGACAACCAGCGGCTGGCGCGGCGGATCGAGCAGGGGCTGCGGATGATGATCCGCGACGGCGGCTTCGACGAGATCTTCTGGCGCTACAACGGCGAGTGGATCCGCCGCGCCCGGCTGGGCGAGCGGCGCGTGATCCGGCTGGACAACGGCGGCCTGCCGCCGCTGACGCCGTTGGCCGACAAGAGCCTGTGGTTCGATCCGGCCGCGCCGTTGCCCAAGTGA
- a CDS encoding fatty acid desaturase, whose product MAGCAYRIPAARSPAWLCPGGRGRRPVAGASPRQSTGKRAEADRAGGSPGPLAGRALAERKFHKWLLPALAEWAAIAGLFALGLAADRLAVWALVTVLIGSRQHGLGVLGHDGAHFAAARSRRVNDLASELLCFWPLLTGLHDFRSFHLDHHRHFTTERDPELLFKQRWSRRQWALPMTRGRIVRYFLLDLIGFGVVEVAKAYWLLGKSGPRSWLGPLAWWAAVGGALHLLGLDVVIAVWALALLTSFWGFFRLRTWTEHVGTPSTHRVQANWWQRILITPHCSWSHYEHHEHPQVPFWRRHELRGSEARTVGMGELFASFGRDARPAADGSGTRTP is encoded by the coding sequence ATGGCTGGCTGCGCCTATCGCATCCCGGCGGCGAGATCGCCGGCCTGGCTTTGCCCCGGCGGGCGCGGACGCCGGCCCGTCGCCGGCGCCTCGCCGCGGCAGTCCACCGGCAAGCGGGCCGAGGCGGACCGCGCTGGCGGCTCGCCCGGCCCGCTCGCCGGCCGCGCGCTGGCCGAGCGGAAATTCCACAAGTGGCTGCTGCCGGCGCTGGCCGAGTGGGCCGCCATCGCCGGCCTGTTCGCGCTCGGCCTCGCCGCCGACCGCCTGGCGGTGTGGGCGCTGGTCACGGTGCTGATCGGCAGCCGCCAGCACGGTCTCGGCGTGCTCGGCCACGACGGCGCCCACTTCGCCGCCGCCCGCAGCCGCCGCGTCAACGACCTGGCCTCCGAGCTGCTGTGCTTCTGGCCGCTGTTGACCGGCCTGCACGACTTCCGCAGCTTCCACCTCGACCATCACCGCCACTTCACCACCGAGCGCGACCCGGAACTGCTGTTCAAGCAGCGCTGGAGCCGGCGGCAATGGGCGCTGCCGATGACGCGCGGCCGCATCGTGCGCTACTTCCTGCTCGATCTGATCGGCTTCGGCGTGGTGGAGGTGGCCAAGGCCTACTGGCTGCTCGGCAAGTCCGGCCCGCGCAGCTGGCTCGGGCCGCTGGCCTGGTGGGCGGCGGTCGGCGGCGCGCTGCACCTGCTCGGCCTCGACGTGGTGATCGCGGTATGGGCGCTGGCGCTGCTGACCTCGTTCTGGGGCTTCTTCCGGCTGCGGACCTGGACCGAGCACGTCGGCACGCCGTCCACCCACCGCGTGCAGGCCAACTGGTGGCAGCGCATCCTGATCACGCCGCACTGCTCGTGGTCGCACTACGAGCACCACGAGCATCCGCAGGTGCCGTTCTGGCGCCGCCACGAACTGCGCGGCAGCGAGGCCCGCACGGTCGGCATGGGCGAGCTGTTCGCCTCCTTCGGCCGCGACGCGCGGCCTGCAGCCGACGGCAGTGGAACACGCACGCCCTAG
- a CDS encoding amino acid adenylation domain-containing protein, whose translation MGFDAVDTNPIPSLRRPPPALPSKGRETALEPGLTPAHAAYLLYTSGSTGKPKGVLVSHQAIVNRLLWMQHEYGMQADDVVLQKTPSSFDVSVWEFFWPPIVGARLHMAPPESHRDPEALLRLIEDEQVSTAHFVPSMLAAFVGHLDGLDRAGPGATLRRVFCSGEALSRELADGYARRIAAPLHNLYGPTEAAVDVTYKAAADDDLDSRLAASVPIGKPVWNTRLRILDGYLRPVPVGVPGELYLAGVQLADGYLNRPDLSAGRFVADPWGEGERMYRTGDVVRWLPGGDVEYLGRSDDQLKIRGQRIELGDIEAALSALPGVARAVVHARVLGGQTAAAGMDARQLVGYVIAADPQAELDTAALRAALAATLPAHMVPVAVVRLAAFPLSANGKLDRKALPEPSAAAAAGRAPRPGLESQLAGVFARLLDLPAVQAEDDFFALGGHSLLAMRLAAELRRELGRPVSVGQIMVSPTVAKLAAVLSDAAAAGDPANAGFGEVLHLRGGRGRPLFCIHPASGFAWQYSAFARHLPAELPLVGLQSPRPHGAIAASADLDAMCGQHLATLRRIQPEGPYHLVGYSLGGTIAQGLAARLREAGEEVAFLGLFDTYPPEGQDWSGPTEEEARSEVDREQAQFMAATEEAADEFMLREKTEMFGHIVANYQDAVRILSQARTRRFDGEATLFVASRTLPAGWDPRGSWADYLGGLEVHELDCAHEDILDPATLETLGPLLRERLARVATLG comes from the coding sequence ATGGGGTTTGATGCCGTCGACACCAACCCCATCCCCAGCCTGCGCCGGCCGCCCCCGGCCCTCCCCTCGAAGGGGAGGGAGACAGCGCTCGAACCTGGACTCACGCCGGCCCACGCCGCCTACCTGCTCTACACCTCCGGCTCCACCGGCAAGCCCAAGGGCGTGCTGGTGTCGCACCAGGCCATCGTCAACCGCCTCTTGTGGATGCAGCACGAGTACGGCATGCAGGCCGACGACGTGGTGCTGCAGAAGACGCCGAGCAGCTTCGACGTCTCGGTGTGGGAATTCTTCTGGCCGCCCATCGTCGGCGCCCGGCTGCACATGGCGCCGCCCGAGTCGCACCGCGACCCCGAGGCGCTGCTGCGGCTGATCGAGGACGAGCAGGTCAGCACCGCCCACTTCGTGCCTTCGATGCTGGCGGCCTTCGTCGGCCACCTCGACGGGCTGGACCGCGCCGGCCCCGGCGCCACGCTGCGGCGGGTGTTCTGCAGCGGCGAGGCGCTGTCGCGCGAGCTGGCCGACGGTTATGCGCGCCGCATCGCCGCGCCCTTGCACAACCTGTACGGGCCGACCGAGGCGGCGGTCGACGTCACCTACAAGGCCGCGGCCGACGATGACCTCGACAGCCGCCTGGCCGCCAGCGTGCCGATCGGCAAGCCGGTGTGGAATACCCGCCTGCGCATCCTCGACGGCTATCTGCGGCCGGTGCCGGTCGGCGTGCCGGGCGAGCTCTATCTCGCCGGCGTGCAGCTGGCCGACGGCTACCTGAACCGGCCCGACCTCAGCGCCGGGCGCTTCGTGGCCGACCCCTGGGGCGAGGGCGAGCGCATGTACCGCACCGGCGACGTGGTGCGCTGGCTGCCGGGCGGCGACGTCGAATACCTCGGCCGCAGCGACGACCAGCTGAAGATCCGCGGCCAGCGCATCGAGCTCGGCGACATCGAGGCGGCGCTCTCGGCGCTGCCCGGCGTGGCGCGCGCGGTGGTGCACGCCCGCGTGCTCGGCGGCCAGACCGCGGCGGCCGGCATGGATGCGCGCCAGCTGGTCGGCTACGTGATCGCGGCCGACCCGCAGGCCGAACTCGATACCGCTGCACTGCGTGCCGCGCTGGCCGCCACGCTGCCGGCCCATATGGTGCCGGTGGCGGTGGTGCGGCTCGCGGCCTTCCCGCTCAGCGCCAACGGCAAGCTCGACCGCAAGGCGCTGCCCGAGCCGTCGGCCGCCGCGGCCGCCGGCCGGGCGCCGCGGCCGGGGCTGGAAAGCCAGTTGGCCGGCGTGTTCGCCCGCCTGCTCGATCTGCCGGCGGTGCAGGCCGAGGACGATTTCTTCGCCCTCGGTGGCCATTCGCTGCTGGCCATGCGGCTGGCGGCCGAGCTGCGGCGCGAGCTGGGCCGGCCGGTCTCGGTCGGCCAGATCATGGTGTCGCCGACGGTGGCCAAGCTGGCCGCCGTGCTGTCGGACGCCGCCGCGGCCGGCGACCCGGCCAACGCCGGCTTCGGCGAGGTGCTGCACCTGCGCGGCGGTCGCGGCCGGCCGCTGTTCTGCATCCACCCGGCCTCCGGCTTCGCCTGGCAGTACAGCGCCTTCGCCCGCCACCTGCCGGCCGAGCTGCCGCTGGTCGGCCTGCAATCGCCGCGCCCGCACGGCGCCATCGCCGCCAGCGCCGATCTCGATGCGATGTGCGGACAGCACCTGGCCACGTTGCGCCGCATCCAGCCCGAGGGGCCGTACCACCTGGTCGGCTACTCGCTCGGCGGCACCATCGCCCAGGGGCTGGCGGCGCGGCTGCGAGAAGCCGGCGAGGAGGTCGCCTTCCTCGGCCTGTTCGACACCTATCCGCCCGAGGGCCAGGACTGGAGCGGCCCGACCGAGGAAGAGGCGCGCTCCGAGGTCGACCGCGAGCAGGCCCAGTTCATGGCCGCCACCGAGGAGGCCGCCGACGAGTTCATGCTGCGCGAGAAGACCGAGATGTTCGGCCATATCGTGGCCAACTATCAGGACGCGGTACGCATCCTGTCGCAGGCGCGCACCCGGCGCTTCGACGGCGAGGCGACGCTGTTCGTCGCCAGCCGCACCCTGCCGGCCGGCTGGGATCCGCGCGGCAGCTGGGCGGACTACCTCGGCGGGCTGGAGGTGCACGAGCTCGACTGCGCCCACGAGGACATCCTCGACCCGGCCACGCTGGAGACGCTGGGGCCCTTGCTGCGCGAGCGGCTGGCGCGGGTGGCAACGCTGGGCTGA